The Candidatus Berkiella aquae sequence TGGTGTTGGCAAAACGCATGATGAAATTCAAGCTGCATTAAATCACAACATCTATTGTTTTAATGTGGAATCTGAAGCAGAACTCTTACTGCTCAATCAAATTGCCAAACAACATAATCAATCGGCACCGATTGCACTTCGTGTTAATCCTGACATTGATGCAATGAGTCATCCTTATATTTCAACCGGACTGAAAGAAAGTAAATTTGGTATTGATATTGATGAGGCATTATCACTTTATGAAAAAGCCAAACAATTATCTCATATCACTATCAAAGGGATCGCCTGTCATATTGGCTCACAATTGACACAATTATCCCCATTTATTGCCGCATTAGAGCGTTTGCTCGCTCTCTACGAGCAATTAAAGATGCAAGGTATTTTGCTCGAACACATCGATATCGGTGGAGGCTTGGGAGTACGTTACGATCAAGAAACACCACCCAGCGCATCAGAATATGTCAACGCACTAATCTCGTCATTAAAATCAACCGGATTAAAGCTCTTAATTGAGCCGGGGCGCGCCATTGTCGCCAAAGCAGGTATTTTAGCGACCCAAGTACTTTACTTAAAGCAATCAGGGAAAAAAAACTTTTGCATCGTTGATTGCGGTATGAATGACTTCATGAGGCCCGCTCTTTATGATGCATGGCAAACGATTTCTGAGATAGTGCAACCCGCCCATAAAAATGAAATTCTCTATGATATTGTTGGTCCCGTTTGTGAAAGCGGTGATTTCCTAGGGAAAAATCGTTATCTCTCTATTAAACAACAGGATTTTCTCGCCATTCATGATGCTGGCGCTTATGGCTTTGTGATGAGTTCAAATTACAATTCCAGACCAAGAGCCGCTGAAGTGATGGTGAAGAAAGACGGTTTTAATATCATTCGACCTCGTGAAAGTATTACGTCTTTATGGGAATCGGAAGTGATATGTTAAGACTTGTTCTTGCAATAATGCTACTGCTCTTTGGGCCATTTCTCCCAGCGGGAGATAAATATTGGCAAAATGAAATTGATGTTGGCATGCTTTTTTATAATGGGAACAATAATGCTAAGCATGTGAATGGTAGTTTACTTAGCGAATACCAACATCATATGCTCGAAAACACATTTCGTATTACAGGTTTGCTTGCCATTAATAAAAATTCTCAAACCAGTTTTAAAGAACGCAATGCAGAAAAATATACCTTTACCGATACTATCTATTATATCTTTTCTCCCAAGCATTTTAGCTATATTAGAGGAGAAGGTGTAAAAGATCATTTTTCACCTTATGCCTACGAATTTACCGAATCTATTGGCTATGGATATCATTTCTTTAAAAGAGATAATCTGGTATGGCAGCTCTCTGGGGGGCCCGGTGGTCGTCATAACAAAACCGCCAAAGGTTTTCATCAAGATGAATTCATTGCGCATTTAGCAAATGAACTTTACTATGAAATTACGCAATATACTTCATTTAGGCAAAGTCTATCGATTGATGCCAGTCCCCTCAACACAAAATCACATCTGCTTAACGAACTTAAAACTGCATTATTTGGCCCCGTCGCAACCAAAGTCTCTTTCGAGTTGGAGCATTATGTTAATCTGCCAGATCTCAGTGAATATTCGCAAAAAACAGATGCGACAACGAAGGTCACTCTCAGCTATACTTTCTAAAAATGTTCAAAAAGGTTACCCATGGGAACGTTAATTCGCTTTACCAAGATGCATGGCTTAGGTAATGATTTTGTCATCTTGGACAATATTAGCCAAGGAATAAAAGTTGATTCCTCACTTATTCGCAAAATTGCTGACCGTCATTTTGGTATCGGCTGTGATCAAGTGCTCATGGTTGAGCCCCCCAATTCTCCTGAGCTAGATTTTAACTACCGAATTTTCAATGCCGATGGTAAAGAAGTTTCTCAATGTGGTAATGGCGCAAGATGCTTTGGCCGCTATGTTTACGAAAAGGGCCTTACAGATAAAAAGCACATCCAGATTGGTACTTATTCCGGCACCATGGAAATTGACGTTTCTGATCTGACTCACATACGTGTTGATATGGGGATCCCGCAGTTTTCACCTAAAGCAGTTCCACTAAATCATAAATACTTTCATAAACTAGCCAATACAGGTCGTTATAGAATCAATTTACTGGGCAATGAACGAGAAGTGACGATTCTTTCTATAGGCAACCCCCATTGTATCATTTCAGTTCCAGCTACTAGTGAAGCCGCTGTGAATGAAGTGGGAAAAGCATTACAAGAACATCCCGCTTTTCCTAAAGGGGTTAATGTCAGTTTTATCCAAGTACTTGCTCGCAATCATGTAAAATGCCGCGTTTATGAAAGAGGCGTAGGTGAAACACTGGCTTGTGGCTCTGCCGCTTGTGCGTGCGTTATTGCGGGGATCTTGCAAGAAGAACTTAACTCTGAAGTCAAAGTAGATATGCCAGGAGGCAGTTTGACGGTTTCATGGCGACCTGAAATGCCAGTCTACCTCAGCGGCCCCGCTAAGAGTGTTTTTCAAGGGGAATTTTACTTATCCATTAATGAAGAAATTTTTTAAGTCAACGGGCATACAAGGACGCTCTCTATGCTAACAACTCGCGCAATGATAAGCACACGCAAACTCTATTTCTGTCTAGGTATGCTTGCTGCTTTGCTGGTGATTGGCTCATTCATTTTACAATACGGATTTAAGCTTCAGCCTTGTAGTCTCTGTATTATTGATAGGGTACTTGTGATGGCCTTAGCCTTGCTATTTTTGATAGCCGCTATACACAACCCCAAAAAAGTTGGAAAGCTTATTTATGGTCTATTGGGCTTTCTCATTGCCATTGCTGGAATTGCCGTCACAGGCCGACATCTGTGGCTAATGCATTTACCACCAGACAAAGTGCCAGAATGCGGACCTGGTTTGAACTATTTGATTGAGACAATGCCACTTAAAGAAGCGTTGATGACCGTTTTTGCGGGCTCTGGAGAATGCGCCAAAGACATTCCATACTTTTTTGGGCTTTCCTTACCCTTATGGACAATGATAGCATTCATCTTGCTAGCGGTAGCGAGCTGGGTTCCTTGTTTCTGGAATTCAAGAAAATAAGGGCAGCTGTAGAAGAGCCACCCTAATTCATTGCGTTCCTTGCAATCCAGCACTACTCCTTTGCGCTTGTGACCTCAACAATCCTTTGATGAGGGTGGTATCCTTACCCACAAGGCAATCGTGTTCCCTTTATGCTTAATGAGGTTGGCAGTCCTTTGCCGAGATGTGATGGCAACATTCCTTGTTGCCACGCTGGCACCCACACTAATCCGTTAGCATGGGATACCTCACAATCTATCAAACCAGCTTGGAAGAACAAGGGTGTCTCTTCTTAGTTTTTTTTCTGGCCTCTTGCGCACTTTCTTTATTAATTTCATATTTTTCAATCAATTATGTATTTCTGACACGCTGAATTCAGCTTTGCTCTGCAGCAAATATGGCCAAGCAGCTACAAAGATTTGAGATATTGCTTACAAGCAGAATTGTAAAGAAGGCAACTTGCCAACAAAACTTGACGTAGCAATCTTAACGTCTTTAATAAGAATAAAGGTTTCAAAACCCAAGGAGGGGTCGTTATGCTGTCTTCTACCATTTCTACATGGCTACAAGAACGCCAAGAATGTATTGTGACTTTGCATCATCTGTGTAGCTATCGTCCATTTACCTCCGCAAAGGCAGCCTGCATCCTTCCCATGCTGAACGAGTTTTGCGAACTATTAATGGATTATGTCTCTAGAGGTCATTTTGAGATTTATGAAAAACTTCAATGTGCGAATGAAATACAAATTGATATTGCAAATAAAATGCCAGCCGATTGGCTTACAAAATTACTTGTCACAACTGGCACTTGTTTAGACTTTAATGACAAATATGAGTTAACAACTCATCTTGGCCAACTTGAAACAGATCTTTCAAAGCTTGCTTTACAATTGGCACAACGCTTAGAGTTTGAAGACAGAATGATTGCACTACATTCGCAAGCAAAACAACAACCTGTCTTCATGACGAAAACAGCTTAATTATGTCACTCTTCTAAGTATTGCAATTTGTCTTTAACCCCATTCCACTTATCGGCCTCTGGTAATGCCTCTTTGTGCGCAGTAATACTAGGCCATTCCTTTGCTTTTTTTGCATTAATTTCAAGAAATTGAGCCATTTCAGGCGGCAAATCATCTTCCGATGAAATTGCTTCAGCAGGACACTCTGGCTCACACAAGGCACAATCAATGCACTCATCTGGATCGATAACCATGAAGTTAGGCCCTTCATGAAAGCAATCAACAGGACAAACTTCTACACAATCGGTATATTTACACTTAATACAGTTATCTGTTACGACAAAGGTCATTTTGCCCTCGTTTTCCCAAAAGGGGGGGATTATACCATAAGCTTTTTTAAGTGAAAAAAGCTTAAAATGTAACTTTTTTCTACGCTATACTACTTTTCAGCATTTAACCATCAGTGGAGCACATCATGACCAAAATGAAAAAGGCTAAAAAACCAATGCCTGCAACTAAGAAAGCGCCCGCCAAAAAAGCACCTGCAGCCAAGAAAGCCCCAGCCGCGAAGAAAGCACCTAATGCTAAAAAGGCTCCCATGGCAAAAGCTCCTGCAGTGAAAAAGGCACCTGCCGCGAAGAAAGCGCCCGCTGCTAAAAAACCAATGCCTGCAACTAAGAAAGCACCCGTTGCTAAAAAAGCACCCGCTACTAAGAAAGCGCCTGCTGCAAAAGCACCTTCCATGAAAAAAGCGCCTGCCGCGAAGAAAACACCCGCTATGAAAAAGGCACCCGCGATAAAAACACCCACGGCTAAAAAAGCATTCACTAAAGCCGCATTAGCACCGAAGACACAACTTCCTATGACCGAAGAACAACTGCAACAACATTTTATACAGAGCCTTGAGCAGTTAGAAAAATATTGGCACAGCAAAGTAGACAACTTAAAAAAACAAGCTGAACATGCCAAGCTTTTCCCAGATAGCGCAGATATTCAAATGATTCGTGAGGATCTTGATGACGCTATTAATCAAGCCAATAAATACTCCGCATTGCAAGACATGATCATTGAATTCGAACAAGATTGGACCAGCCAAACCGTGCTTGCCAATACCATGAAAACCGAAAAGAAAGCTAAAAACGAGCTTACCCCTGCTGTGATGCCAGCCACAGAAGCATCCAACTTAGCAACTGAAATTGATCTTGAAGAAGACGCTTTACTTGAAGACATCGACGATGAACTAGCTAATGAATATGATGATGAAGCAGCATCTGAGCTAGAATTTGCAGATGATTCTGCAGCATTCTTTCCAGAAGAAGACTTCTTTGACGAAGATTCTGAAGATTACGCTAACTAATCGCCATTTCTGATACAAAGACCTGGTACACTTCAAGCAACAAAATGGATTTGAAGTGTACCTCTGCTACCCCAAGATCCTAATCAAACACCGCTCTAATACTCGCAGGCTACTGAAAAATAATTCTTTACAAGGATGACGCAAATAATGCTGATAGGGCTTGGTAAAGTAGTACCCTTGGCTGTAAGCAAGACACACAGATAACATCCCTGTTAACAATCTATCATCCAGTAAAGCAACGCGATGTGCAGAAATTCCTTTATATTCTGCTACCTGCAAAATACCTTGTGGATACGGCTTTCTTCTAACGCTATGGACAATGAAAATTAAAGGAAAATGCTTTTGAAAATACGCAATTCGCTCAGGTTTTGGCTTATTGGTAAATAAAGCAATGCGTTGCTCACCGATGGTTTGGCACAGATGCTTTAACCAACGTTCTGCTTCTGGCAAGGGTGTGTTGGCATCATGCCAGGCTAACACCCCATCAAAATCCAGAATTAATACCGCAATATTGTCTGCCTCTAACCTTTCTGGCGTTAATTCAGATAATCCATTGACTCGTTGCTCTGCCTCAACTAGAAAACGCTTTAGCGCCTTTCGCTGTTGCCATCCCATTTTAATTGCATACCACCACCTAAACATTGTCTTTGTTATCCCTCTTAATATTGTCGTTTATGCCACTTTGTTTCGTGGTTGATGAGCTAAAAAAGCCTTCATATTCTCAACGACTTCATCTAACAAGCGTTGTCTTGCTTCACGAGTCGACCAAGCAACATGGGGTGTCATAATTAATCTTGGGATCGGTTGTACTAACAGTGGATGCGTGGGGGGTGGCGGCTCTGTTGATAACACATCAACCGCAGCTCCACCTAAATGGCCGGACAATAACGCTTTTGCCAACGCACTCTCATCAACTAATCCACCTCTTGCCACATTAATTAAAAAGGCACCCGGTTTCATTTGCTTCAATGCGGCTTCATCAATCAAATGTTTGGTTTGTATTGTCAAAGGACAATGCAAACTAAGCACATCAACTTGTGGTAATAATGCTTTCAACGATAAGCGCCCTGGCCGGGGATCATTTTCTTTCCCTGCAATTAACACTTCCATCCCCAATGCTTTTGCTACTTTAGCAACGCCTTGACCGATAGTACCATAGCCTACAATCCCAAGGATTTTGCCTGATAGTTCATGCGTTTGGTAATTCTGCAAGCAAAACTGTTGGGATTGGCTCCAAACCCCTTGCTGTACCAAGGTATGATAGTCAATCATTCGGGTTGCCATATTAATTAAAAACCCTATCGTTTGCTGGATAACTGATGCGGTAGAATAGCCTGCAACGTTACAAACCGTGATCCCTTGAGCCTTTGCTTGCACCAAATCAATATGGTCACAGCCTGTTGCGGCAACAAGAATACATTGCAACGTTGATGTGTTTTTCAACAAAGATGCGTCAAGGGGTACTTTATTTGAAACAACAACCTGCGCACCCTTGATGCGTTCTTGTATCTCATTGCGAGGTGTTAAGCCGAAGAACTCCCAACGCTCAAGCGTAGAAGTTAAGGCACTAAAATCCAGATCGTTTTGATCGAGTGTCTGATAATCTAGGAATACCCCTTTCACTTTTCTTCTCCCTCTTGTTAAGCGAGGCAAACCTTATGAAATATTGCCCAGCAAAACAAGCCCTTATAGAACTTTTGCCGTAAGGGGGATCAGAATTAGGGTTTTTTAATGTAGATTTTCTCTTCTGACAATTCAGATGAGAATATAGCTGAATTACTTTTTTGTGCGCTGTTGGCGTCAGGCTCACTTGCTAAACGCACTACCCAAGCAAAGAGAAAGCCCACCGCAGTCAAAATGGACAGAAGACTAATCGTAAAGATGAGACCAACCATGGCACACTTCCCTTAGACCGAATCATTTCGGTTTTATAATGATGACAATCCTTTCATCGATGGTCTCTTAATTGTATGACAGGTTCGTCGATTGCGCAAACCGGCTAATGCTCTTCTTCCAAATAGGTATAGCCAATTAATCCGGAAGCAAGCATATCCAGATACATACGGCGCGCTTCGGGTAAAATAGCGGCATTTTCTAACTGTTGTTTATAGCTATACATCAGTTGCTGGGGCTCATAATGAACCATGCGTAAAACACTATCCACACGGTCGCCAAGCACAGGCTCTACTAATGCCACATTTCCTTGTGCATCCAATTCAACATGAACCGAGTCTGTATCCCCAAATAAATTGTGCATATCCCCTAAAATCTCTTGGTAAGCACCCACCAAAAAAATCCCTAAGCAATGGCTTTTGCCCGCACGGCAAGGTGGTAAAGGCAAGCTACTTTCAATCCCCTGGCCATCCACATAATAATTGATCCGACCATCCGAATCACAAGTTAAATCTTGCAAAACAACACGCTGTGTCGGTTTTTCCAATAACCCTTCTAGTGGCATAATGGGAAAAATTTGCTGAATAGCCCAGGCATCTGGAATAGATTGAAATAATGAAAAATTACAAAACAATTTATCTGCAAGCTTCTCATTTAACTCATCTAATAACTCACGCTGCGAACGGTTTTGTGCCGATAATCTACCGCGAACCTGATAGCAAATGCGATAATAGATATCTTCTGCAAGCGCTTTTTGTGCAATCTCAATTTTGCCATCATTAAAGGCTTCATGAACTTTCGTTAGCAACCCTACACTATCGTGGTAACTTTCAATAAGGGGTGCTTTATCCAAAGACTGCTGCAATTGCCATAAATGTTGAATCAATGATGGTGCTTGCTCATCGGGTGGGAGCAACTCATGGGGACGAAACAGATTATCGGTATCGATGACCTGTGTAATGAGTACCGCATGATGCGCTGTCAGCGCTCGCCCTGATTCTGTGATAATGTTAGGTGTGGTCAGATTATTTTTTTCACATACCTTATGAAAAGCACCAACGACGGCATCTGCATAATCATTAACGCTATAATTCATTGAGCAATCATTTCGTGATTGAGTACCATCGTAATCAATACCCAGTCCACCGCCCACATCGACCGTTGAGATGGCAATTCCCATTTCATGTAATTTGGCATAATACTGAGCGCACTCTTCAAAGCCGCGTTTAATATCATGCAAATTGGCTATTTGTGAGCCTAAATGAAAATGAATTAATTGCAAAGCACTTAATAATTTGGCTTCCTTTAGTCTATCGATTAGCGTTAGAATTTGACCGGCTGTTAAACCAAATTTTGATTTCTCACCACCGGTATTTTGCCATTTCCCTTTACCTATCGAAGATAAACGTATTCTCATACCTAATAACGGTGTCACGCCCATGCGCTCAGATTCTTCTAAAATGAGTTCAAGTTCCGAGGGCTTTTCAACAATCAGAAAAATACGATGGCCTAAGACGCGGCCTATCAAGGCCAAACGAATATATTCGCGATCTTTATAACCATTACAAATAATGACGCTATTAGGCTTTTGGCTTAACGCCATCACTGCCATTAGTTCTGGTTTACTGCCTGCTTCTAAACCAACATTATCTTTACCTGATCGCAAAAGCTGTTCAACCACACGTCGATGTTGATTCACTTTAATGGGATAGACGCAAGTGTATTCACCTGGGTAATTCAATTTTGCGCGAGCTTGGTCGAACGCTTGGCAAAGTCTTTGTACTCTGTCTTTTAAAATATCTGAAAAACGCACTAATACGGGTAATGTTAAACCCGCTCGTTTTAATGATTGTACTAAAGAGGGAAAAGAAACTTCTTTTTGACCATCCGATAATTTAGCTATCAATTCGCCTTGCTGATTAATATCGAAATAACCATCGCTCCAATGATCGACATTATAAACATCCCGTGCATCCTCAATTGTCCAATCATTGTGCGTCGTCTTTTTCATCTGGATAGGCTACCTCATGTTTGATAGCCGACATGTTAGCTAGCTTTATTCTGGCATGCAAGTCTTTTCTAGGGTATCTTTGCACCCTTCTTTCTGGCCGTTAAAGAGGATGCTCTTATCATGTTTAACAATCCATCATGGTTTACTGAAGCCAATACCAGCTGGGGAACCGGTTTTAGTCTACAAATTAAGGCAAAAATCTGCGAAGAACAATCGCCTTATCAAAAAGTAGCTATTTACGAGACCACTCATTTCGGCTACTTAATGACCATTGATGACATCATTATGCTCAGCACTTGCGATAATTTTCTTTATCATGAAATGATGTCGCATCCTGTTTTATTCACCCATCCCAATCCCAAAAATGTGGTTATTATTGGGGGCGGAGATTGCGGTACATTGAAAGAAGTGCTGAAACACCCTGTTGATTCGGTTGTGCAAATTGACATCGATGAAAAAGTAACCCAACTTGCTGAGAAATATTTTCCTGAACTTTGCAGTTCGAACAATGATCCTCGAGCAACCTTACTTTTCCAAGATGGTATTCGTTGGATGCAAGAAGCAAAAACCGGTAGCATCGATATTATTATTGTTGATTCAACCGATCCCATCGGCCCCGCTGAAGGGCTCTTTAATCAAGCCTTCTATGAACAATGTTATCGTGTTTTAAGAGAAGATGGTTTACTGGTTCAACAAAGTGAATCTCCATTAATTCATCAGCAATTGTTAAAAGATATGCGCCATGCGATGAAAAAAGCGGATTTTACCGATTTGTTAACCATCACTTTCCCACAACCAGTTTATCCTTCAGGTTGGTGGAGCGCGACAATTGCAGGCAAAAAGCAATTACCTCTTTTTCGTAAAGATGAGGCAACCTTCAATCAATTAGCAACCAAATATTATCAGTTTGCGATTCATGAAGCGGCTTTAACGCCAATCCCCATGTTAAAGGATGTGTTGGGACTCAATAATAAATAGATAGCGTTGTAGAGGATGGCCACCGTACCCTCCCTTAAATAAGGCGGACACGGTGGTCCGCCTCTACAATGCATCTTCGCCTTTTTCGCCAGTGCGTATCCTAATCACCTCATCTAAAGACGTGACAAAAATTTTACCATCACCAATTTTGCCCGTATGTGCGGCTTTTATGATGGTATCAATAATGAGAGAAACTTCACTATCTTTGACTGCAATTTCAATTTTGGCTTTAGGCAAAAAATCAACCACATATTCAGCTCCGCGGTACAATTCTGTATGTCCTTTTTGTCGGCCAAAGCCTTTCACCTCTGTCACCGTGATGCCTTGCACATTGAGCTCTGACAATGCTTCACGAACATCGTCTAATTTAAACGGTTTAACGATGGCGCAAATCAGTTTCATTCCTTGCTCCTTCTTAGCATCCTATGATACGGTCACAACCATCCCGCTTACTACCCTTAATCATAGGAGAAAATGATGTTCGATCCCAAGCTTGCGCAAGATATGGCAAAGCAGTTTGTCGACTCTCTTCCTTCTGGCGTTAAAGCAATCCAACAAGAAATTGAAAATCAGTTGCGTCAGTTTTTACAACAATCTTTCAATAAAATGGATCTGGTGACGCGAGAAGAGTTTGATATTCAAACCCAAGTGTTAGCAAAAACACGTGCTAAATT is a genomic window containing:
- a CDS encoding disulfide bond formation protein B, which encodes MLTTRAMISTRKLYFCLGMLAALLVIGSFILQYGFKLQPCSLCIIDRVLVMALALLFLIAAIHNPKKVGKLIYGLLGFLIAIAGIAVTGRHLWLMHLPPDKVPECGPGLNYLIETMPLKEALMTVFAGSGECAKDIPYFFGLSLPLWTMIAFILLAVASWVPCFWNSRK
- a CDS encoding HAD family hydrolase, with product MFRWWYAIKMGWQQRKALKRFLVEAEQRVNGLSELTPERLEADNIAVLILDFDGVLAWHDANTPLPEAERWLKHLCQTIGEQRIALFTNKPKPERIAYFQKHFPLIFIVHSVRRKPYPQGILQVAEYKGISAHRVALLDDRLLTGMLSVCLAYSQGYYFTKPYQHYLRHPCKELFFSSLRVLERCLIRILG
- the fdxA gene encoding ferredoxin FdxA: MTFVVTDNCIKCKYTDCVEVCPVDCFHEGPNFMVIDPDECIDCALCEPECPAEAISSEDDLPPEMAQFLEINAKKAKEWPSITAHKEALPEADKWNGVKDKLQYLEE
- the dapF gene encoding diaminopimelate epimerase — encoded protein: MGTLIRFTKMHGLGNDFVILDNISQGIKVDSSLIRKIADRHFGIGCDQVLMVEPPNSPELDFNYRIFNADGKEVSQCGNGARCFGRYVYEKGLTDKKHIQIGTYSGTMEIDVSDLTHIRVDMGIPQFSPKAVPLNHKYFHKLANTGRYRINLLGNEREVTILSIGNPHCIISVPATSEAAVNEVGKALQEHPAFPKGVNVSFIQVLARNHVKCRVYERGVGETLACGSAACACVIAGILQEELNSEVKVDMPGGSLTVSWRPEMPVYLSGPAKSVFQGEFYLSINEEIF
- the speE gene encoding polyamine aminopropyltransferase encodes the protein MFNNPSWFTEANTSWGTGFSLQIKAKICEEQSPYQKVAIYETTHFGYLMTIDDIIMLSTCDNFLYHEMMSHPVLFTHPNPKNVVIIGGGDCGTLKEVLKHPVDSVVQIDIDEKVTQLAEKYFPELCSSNNDPRATLLFQDGIRWMQEAKTGSIDIIIVDSTDPIGPAEGLFNQAFYEQCYRVLREDGLLVQQSESPLIHQQLLKDMRHAMKKADFTDLLTITFPQPVYPSGWWSATIAGKKQLPLFRKDEATFNQLATKYYQFAIHEAALTPIPMLKDVLGLNNK
- a CDS encoding P-II family nitrogen regulator; translation: MKLICAIVKPFKLDDVREALSELNVQGITVTEVKGFGRQKGHTELYRGAEYVVDFLPKAKIEIAVKDSEVSLIIDTIIKAAHTGKIGDGKIFVTSLDEVIRIRTGEKGEDAL
- a CDS encoding NAD(P)-dependent oxidoreductase, whose amino-acid sequence is MKGVFLDYQTLDQNDLDFSALTSTLERWEFFGLTPRNEIQERIKGAQVVVSNKVPLDASLLKNTSTLQCILVAATGCDHIDLVQAKAQGITVCNVAGYSTASVIQQTIGFLINMATRMIDYHTLVQQGVWSQSQQFCLQNYQTHELSGKILGIVGYGTIGQGVAKVAKALGMEVLIAGKENDPRPGRLSLKALLPQVDVLSLHCPLTIQTKHLIDEAALKQMKPGAFLINVARGGLVDESALAKALLSGHLGGAAVDVLSTEPPPPTHPLLVQPIPRLIMTPHVAWSTREARQRLLDEVVENMKAFLAHQPRNKVA
- a CDS encoding accessory factor UbiK family protein, translated to MMFDPKLAQDMAKQFVDSLPSGVKAIQQEIENQLRQFLQQSFNKMDLVTREEFDIQTQVLAKTRAKLTTLEETVKTLESKLSDQSS
- a CDS encoding DUF481 domain-containing protein; protein product: MLRLVLAIMLLLFGPFLPAGDKYWQNEIDVGMLFYNGNNNAKHVNGSLLSEYQHHMLENTFRITGLLAINKNSQTSFKERNAEKYTFTDTIYYIFSPKHFSYIRGEGVKDHFSPYAYEFTESIGYGYHFFKRDNLVWQLSGGPGGRHNKTAKGFHQDEFIAHLANELYYEITQYTSFRQSLSIDASPLNTKSHLLNELKTALFGPVATKVSFELEHYVNLPDLSEYSQKTDATTKVTLSYTF
- the speA gene encoding biosynthetic arginine decarboxylase gives rise to the protein MKKTTHNDWTIEDARDVYNVDHWSDGYFDINQQGELIAKLSDGQKEVSFPSLVQSLKRAGLTLPVLVRFSDILKDRVQRLCQAFDQARAKLNYPGEYTCVYPIKVNQHRRVVEQLLRSGKDNVGLEAGSKPELMAVMALSQKPNSVIICNGYKDREYIRLALIGRVLGHRIFLIVEKPSELELILEESERMGVTPLLGMRIRLSSIGKGKWQNTGGEKSKFGLTAGQILTLIDRLKEAKLLSALQLIHFHLGSQIANLHDIKRGFEECAQYYAKLHEMGIAISTVDVGGGLGIDYDGTQSRNDCSMNYSVNDYADAVVGAFHKVCEKNNLTTPNIITESGRALTAHHAVLITQVIDTDNLFRPHELLPPDEQAPSLIQHLWQLQQSLDKAPLIESYHDSVGLLTKVHEAFNDGKIEIAQKALAEDIYYRICYQVRGRLSAQNRSQRELLDELNEKLADKLFCNFSLFQSIPDAWAIQQIFPIMPLEGLLEKPTQRVVLQDLTCDSDGRINYYVDGQGIESSLPLPPCRAGKSHCLGIFLVGAYQEILGDMHNLFGDTDSVHVELDAQGNVALVEPVLGDRVDSVLRMVHYEPQQLMYSYKQQLENAAILPEARRMYLDMLASGLIGYTYLEEEH
- the lysA gene encoding diaminopimelate decarboxylase; this translates as MNYFNYRAGELWVEEVPVQQIIATLGTPCYIYSHSALLGAWQAFRDALGNYPHQICYAVKANSHLAILNALATVGSGFDIVSGGELARVIAAGGNAQQVVFSGVGKTHDEIQAALNHNIYCFNVESEAELLLLNQIAKQHNQSAPIALRVNPDIDAMSHPYISTGLKESKFGIDIDEALSLYEKAKQLSHITIKGIACHIGSQLTQLSPFIAALERLLALYEQLKMQGILLEHIDIGGGLGVRYDQETPPSASEYVNALISSLKSTGLKLLIEPGRAIVAKAGILATQVLYLKQSGKKNFCIVDCGMNDFMRPALYDAWQTISEIVQPAHKNEILYDIVGPVCESGDFLGKNRYLSIKQQDFLAIHDAGAYGFVMSSNYNSRPRAAEVMVKKDGFNIIRPRESITSLWESEVIC
- a CDS encoding Rsd/AlgQ family anti-sigma factor, translating into MLSSTISTWLQERQECIVTLHHLCSYRPFTSAKAACILPMLNEFCELLMDYVSRGHFEIYEKLQCANEIQIDIANKMPADWLTKLLVTTGTCLDFNDKYELTTHLGQLETDLSKLALQLAQRLEFEDRMIALHSQAKQQPVFMTKTA